The Ignavibacteriales bacterium region TCGTCGCAAGATCGAGTATCAATGAAAGGAGCTTGTCCAGGTCAAGCGTGGAGTTCAGGATTTTCGAGGCATGAATGAGCGCCTCGAGACGCCTGATCTCGCCATGCTTGTTCGATCGTGTGGACCCTTGTGTGGACATTGTCAAAAGGAAGTGACTGATAAGGGGAGGCCGCACCGGCGGCAGTATGATAATCTGAATCTTACTTATAGTCAAACCTGAGACGAGCCGGGAGAGTTCCACTCCGTGGTGAAATGAGCACCCGCGATCATGGAAGTACCATTACTTCAAGAGGGTCATTTTTCGAGAGAAGGAGCGATCCGCGGTCCGCAATCGGTACATGTAGGTTCCCGAGGGGACCGGCGAGCCGTTGTCGTCGAGGCCGTTCCAGACTTCGGAGTGCCGGCCGGGGTTCATGCGCCGATCGCCAAGGAGCGTGCGCACGCGAATTCCCATGAGATCATAGATCTCGAGAGTTACCGATGAGGTCGCTGGCACATCAAACTGAATCGTCGTCCTGGGGTTGAAGGGATTGGGATAATTCTGGCTGAGAACGTACTGATTCGGCGTGGCTCCGTCCTCCCTCTCAACTGCCGTGACTGTGAACGCCCAGCTCGTCGTGGTCTGCAAACCGCCCGGATCCGACACAACGCATACAACCGTATGGGGATCGCCGTACTTGCCGCCAAAGGTCGTTGTGTACAGACTGTCTTTCCCCGACTGAACGATGTTCCCATCCCGCTTCCATGCAAATGTCAACGTGTCGCCATCCGGGTCGGAGGCACGCACCTTGAATGTGATGGGCAGATTAAGCGCAACGACACTCACCACGGGAGTTCCGGAGATAATAACCGGGGCGCGATTCAACTTCTGCACGACGACCTTTCCGTTCACCGTCGCCGCGAGCGGTGAGCCTTCGTTGAATCTGAAGTCGGTGAAATTCAGTGCGCTCGTCCCGGCATTCTTCAACTGCGCCTTCAGCACGAGAAGTGTCCCCGATCCAACGATCGGAGTGATGCCCGCGGAAGCAACACGCAACTGACCCGGAAACGTGGTATTCGTGACAGTTGTGAAGTTCGTCGACAGCGTTCCGGATCCGTCGACGCCGGTCACATTGACGATCGCCGTATCGTAGGTAAGCACAAACTGAAATGCCGTGACACCCAGGCCGGTGACCGATCCCACCGTGAGCGGGATGTTCATGGAAGCACCCGATTGCCCCCCGGTCGCAGGCAGACTCAACGATACCTGAGCGTTGGAAAC contains the following coding sequences:
- a CDS encoding cohesin domain-containing protein, with the protein product MKKASHITRTAVLLLLAGISVSNAQVSLSLPATGGQSGASMNIPLTVGSVTGLGVTAFQFVLTYDTAIVNVTGVDGSGTLSTNFTTVTNTTFPGQLRVASAGITPIVGSGTLLVLKAQLKNAGTSALNFTDFRFNEGSPLAATVNGKVVVQKLNRAPVIISGTPVVSVVALNLPITFKVRASDPDGDTLTFAWKRDGNIVQSGKDSLYTTTFGGKYGDPHTVVCVVSDPGGLQTTTSWAFTVTAVEREDGATPNQYVLSQNYPNPFNPRTTIQFDVPATSSVTLEIYDLMGIRVRTLLGDRRMNPGRHSEVWNGLDDNGSPVPSGTYMYRLRTADRSFSRKMTLLK